One region of Vespula vulgaris chromosome 9, iyVesVulg1.1, whole genome shotgun sequence genomic DNA includes:
- the LOC127066496 gene encoding anaphase-promoting complex subunit 10, whose amino-acid sequence MSNKANNTGETDPVQEELAGRVREVGNHAIWSLSSCKPGFGVDQLRDDITETYWQSDGQLPHLVNIQFKRKTTIRDICIYTDYKLDESYTPSRISIRAGTNFNDLQEVEVMDLNEPSGWVVIPIKDINERPIRTFMIQIAVISNHQNGRDTHMRQIKVHSPAQDVLGPPAPYMPGQFLTNEFLRYATVR is encoded by the exons ATGAGTAACAAAGCTAATAACACAg gAGAAACAGATCCTGTGCAAGAAGAATTAGCTGGTAGAGTGAGAGAAGTAGGTAACCATGCAATATGGAGTTTATCTAGTTGTAAACCAGGTTTTGGTGTCGATCAATTGCGAGATGATATCACAGAAACATATTGGCAGTCTGATGGGCAACTTCCACATTTGGTGAATATacaattcaaaagaaaaacaacgatACGagacatatgtatttatacagaTTACAAGCTTGATGAAAGCTATACTCCAAGTAG aataagTATTAGAGCAGGTACAAATTTCAATGACCTTCAAGAAGTTGAAGTCATGGATCTTAATGAACCAAGTGGATGGGTGGTTATTcctataaaagatataaatgaaCGACCTATTAGAACATTTATGATTCAGATAGCTGTTATAAGTAATCATCAAAATGGCAGAGATACTCATATGAGACAAATTAAAGTTCATTCTCCAGCACAAGATGTTCTTGGACCACCTGCTCCTTATATGCCAGGACAATTCCTTACTAATGAATTTCTACGTTATGCTACAGTCagatag
- the LOC127066495 gene encoding RWD domain-containing protein 2A, with translation MTFYENIKENLTTQIYELEALQSVYPEELIVADHGIVADINHFIEFPQEELPQRLEYVIKISENEAIIELQVCLPTNYPQEKPEVYARTSMLDRTQQLLLNEALASFLSENEQGEPCIYSLISWLQDNIEKYLKNSNVNKEKTNEYKKKEHEQGDKLIFTRYWIYSHHIYNKLKRKDIANLAKEYCLTGFCLPGKPGIICIEGTDTNCELWWQKVKVMNWHRILIKLIEDEILDNEKNINTMRKYPNFQEVSFPSSDRHNDMGQLLTYLTEHQSQHVFNDIFGIKGKFTH, from the exons atgactttttacgaaaatataaaagaaaatttaacgaCACAAATATATGAATTAGAAGCATTACAATCAGTTTATCCAGAAGAATTAATCGTCGCCGATCATGGAATTGTAGCTGATATAAAccattttattgaatttccTCAAGAAGAACTTCCGCAAAGATTGGAATATGTTATAAAGATTTCTGAGAATGAA gcAATAATTGAGCTTCAAGTATGTCTGCCAACTAATTATCCACAAGAAAAACCTGAAGTTTATGCAAGAACTTCCATGTTAGATAGAACGCAACAATTGCTTTTAAATGAAGCACTTGCAAGTTTTTTAAGTGAAAATGAGCAAGGTGAGCcatgtatatattcattgaTATCATGGTTACAAGATAACATAGagaaatatcttaaaaattctaacgtgaataaagaaaaaactaatgaatataaaaagaaagaacatgaGCAAggtgataaattaatttttactagATATTGGATATATAgtcatcatatatataataaacttaaaagaaaagatatagcaAATTTAGCAAAAGAATATTGTCTCACTGGATTTTGCCTGCCTGGTAAGCCAGGAATTATTTGTATAGAAGGTACAGATACAAACTGTGAACTCTGGTGGCAAAAg gTAAAGGTTATGAATTGGCATAGAATTctcataaaattaatagaagatGAAATCTTagacaatgaaaaaaatataaataccaTGCGTAAATATCCTAACTTTCAAGAAGTATCTTTTCCTAGTTCGGATCGTCATAATGATATGGGACAGTTACTTACATATTTAACTGAGCATCAATCTCAACatgtttttaatgatatttttggTATCAAAGGAAAATTTACCCATTAA